In Rubrobacter naiadicus, the following are encoded in one genomic region:
- a CDS encoding glycosyltransferase, producing MARRWRRIYFLTPTFTPVGGVVKIFDYVNHALSLGYEPVICCPETYKPTMPLFRNERFSGISPENGIRFTDLEKAAVGPFELAFVSWPEHYEIVERRMSRWTLHEQVICIVQNVRWANPKFTGGYALRLLTRPMARIMTNEVVLEAVKPYLNTSSLNEVIPLGHDVGFFHRERSGGLGSPVRVGYTTWKSDVGDRVAGILDGRGFEFRAVRDPVGWDELRALYHWADVFLATPLAEEGFYMPGLEAMAAGAILLTPDAGGNMAYCRFGENCLEVALDDEKSYVRALEALRRMRLEEMERLRQNGYATAARHTLKQEREGFARFMEHLEERLKRAG from the coding sequence GTGGCACGAAGGTGGCGCAGGATCTACTTTCTCACCCCCACCTTCACCCCGGTGGGTGGGGTGGTGAAGATCTTCGACTACGTAAACCACGCGCTCTCTTTGGGCTACGAGCCGGTCATCTGCTGCCCGGAGACCTACAAGCCCACGATGCCCCTCTTCCGCAACGAGCGGTTCTCCGGCATCTCGCCGGAGAACGGCATCAGGTTCACCGACCTGGAGAAGGCGGCCGTCGGGCCCTTCGAGCTGGCGTTCGTCTCCTGGCCGGAGCATTACGAGATCGTCGAGCGGAGGATGAGCCGCTGGACGCTGCACGAGCAGGTGATCTGCATCGTGCAGAACGTCCGCTGGGCCAATCCTAAGTTCACGGGGGGATACGCCCTGAGGCTCCTCACCCGCCCGATGGCCCGCATCATGACCAACGAGGTGGTGCTGGAGGCGGTAAAGCCATACCTGAACACCTCGTCGCTCAACGAGGTGATCCCGCTGGGGCACGACGTCGGGTTCTTCCACCGGGAGCGCTCCGGGGGGCTGGGTTCCCCGGTGCGGGTCGGATATACGACATGGAAGTCCGACGTCGGGGACAGGGTGGCGGGGATCCTGGACGGGCGCGGCTTCGAGTTCCGGGCCGTCCGCGACCCGGTCGGCTGGGACGAGCTCAGGGCCCTCTACCACTGGGCGGACGTGTTCCTGGCGACCCCGCTCGCCGAGGAGGGGTTCTACATGCCGGGGCTCGAGGCGATGGCCGCGGGCGCGATACTGCTCACGCCCGACGCCGGAGGGAACATGGCCTACTGCCGCTTCGGCGAGAACTGCCTCGAGGTCGCCCTCGACGACGAGAAGAGCTACGTGCGGGCGCTCGAAGCCCTGCGCCGCATGAGGCTGGAGGAGATGGAGCGGTTGCGGCAGAATGGGTACGCCACGGCGGCGAGGCACACCCTGAAGCAGGAGCGGGAGGGGTTTGCGCGTTTCATGGAGCATCTGGAGGAGAGGCTGAAGCGAGCCGGGTAA